Proteins from a genomic interval of Mycolicibacterium grossiae:
- a CDS encoding acyl-CoA dehydrogenase family protein: protein MTNTRTGTNQRPRRSGESAIGLQRHKRSATDIGLALITPLLGQEFLDRYNLRDPLNRGLRYGVKTAFSAVGASTRQFNRVQGLGKPATRLKPSGADYFDLTPDDDQKMIVETVAEFAEEILRPAAHDADDTATYPRDLVGKAAELGITAIHVPEDFDGIAEQRSTVTNALVAEALAYGDMGLALPILAPAGVASALTHWGSADQQATYLAEFAGENVPQACVAIAEPHALFDPTALKTTAVRTPGGYRLTGVKSLVPAAADAELFVVAAQLNGRPALFIVESSTDGLTVRADRSMGIRAAELGRIELDDVAVPLHNRLGEPDADDARYAADYSEAIALARLGWAALAVGTSHAVLDYVIPYVKEREAFGEPVAHRQAVAFMCANIATELDGLRLVTWRGAARAEQGLSFAREAALAKRIATDKGMQIGLDGVQLLGGHGYTKEHPVERWYRDLRALGVAEGVVVL from the coding sequence ATGACCAACACCCGCACCGGCACGAACCAACGCCCGCGACGCTCCGGCGAGAGCGCCATCGGACTGCAGCGACACAAGCGGTCGGCGACCGACATCGGCTTGGCGCTGATCACGCCGCTTCTGGGCCAGGAGTTCCTGGACCGCTACAACCTGCGTGATCCGCTCAATCGTGGTCTGCGTTATGGCGTCAAGACGGCGTTCTCGGCCGTCGGCGCCTCGACCCGGCAGTTCAATCGCGTGCAGGGGCTCGGCAAGCCGGCCACCCGGCTCAAGCCGAGCGGCGCCGACTACTTCGACCTCACCCCCGACGACGACCAGAAGATGATCGTCGAGACCGTCGCGGAGTTCGCCGAGGAGATCCTGCGCCCCGCCGCCCACGACGCCGACGACACCGCGACCTATCCGCGCGACCTCGTCGGCAAGGCCGCCGAACTGGGCATCACGGCCATCCACGTGCCAGAGGACTTCGACGGGATCGCCGAGCAGCGCAGCACCGTCACCAACGCCCTCGTCGCCGAGGCGCTGGCCTACGGCGACATGGGCCTGGCCCTGCCGATCCTGGCTCCTGCCGGCGTCGCCTCGGCGCTCACCCACTGGGGCAGCGCCGACCAGCAGGCCACCTACCTCGCCGAGTTCGCCGGTGAGAACGTGCCGCAGGCGTGCGTGGCGATCGCCGAACCGCACGCGCTCTTCGACCCCACGGCGCTCAAGACCACCGCGGTCCGCACCCCCGGCGGCTACCGGCTCACCGGCGTCAAGTCGTTGGTGCCGGCCGCGGCCGACGCCGAACTCTTCGTCGTCGCCGCGCAGCTGAACGGCCGGCCGGCGCTGTTCATCGTCGAGTCGTCCACCGACGGCCTGACGGTGCGGGCGGATCGCAGCATGGGGATCCGCGCCGCCGAACTGGGCCGCATCGAACTCGACGACGTCGCGGTGCCGCTGCACAACCGCCTCGGCGAGCCCGACGCGGACGACGCCCGCTACGCCGCGGACTACTCCGAGGCGATCGCGCTGGCCCGCCTCGGCTGGGCGGCCCTGGCGGTCGGCACCTCGCACGCGGTGCTCGACTACGTCATCCCCTACGTCAAGGAGCGCGAGGCGTTCGGCGAGCCCGTGGCGCACCGCCAGGCGGTGGCGTTCATGTGCGCCAACATCGCCACCGAACTCGACGGTCTGCGGCTGGTGACCTGGCGCGGCGCCGCACGCGCCGAGCAGGGTCTGTCCTTCGCCCGTGAAGCCGCACTGGCCAAGCGGATCGCCACCGACAAGGGCATGCAGATCGGCCTGGACGGCGTGCAGCTGTTGGGCGGGCACGGCTACACCAAGGAACATCCGGTCGAGCGCTGGTACCGCGACCTGCGTGCCCTCGGCGTCGCCGAAGGCGTCGTCGTTCTCTGA
- the ftsE gene encoding cell division ATP-binding protein FtsE, with the protein MITLDRVSKQYKSSARPALDNVSLKIDKGEFVFLIGPSGSGKSTFMRLLLAEEHPTQGDIRVSKFHVNKLSNRHIPGLRQVLGCVFQDFRLLQQKTVFENVAFALEVIGKRSDVINRVVPDVLEMVGLSGKANRLPNELSGGEQQRVAIARAFVNRPLVLLADEPTGNLDPETSRDIMDLLERINRTGTTVLMATHDHHIVDSMRQRVIELELGRLIRDEQRGVYGMDR; encoded by the coding sequence ATGATCACCCTCGACCGCGTGAGCAAGCAGTACAAGTCCTCCGCCCGCCCGGCGCTGGACAACGTCTCGCTCAAGATCGACAAGGGTGAGTTCGTGTTCCTGATCGGCCCTTCTGGGTCGGGCAAGTCGACGTTCATGCGCCTGCTGCTGGCCGAGGAGCACCCGACCCAGGGCGACATCCGGGTGTCGAAGTTTCACGTCAACAAGCTGTCGAACCGGCACATCCCCGGCCTGCGACAGGTGCTCGGATGCGTGTTCCAGGACTTCCGCCTGCTGCAGCAGAAGACGGTGTTCGAGAACGTCGCGTTCGCCCTCGAGGTGATCGGCAAGCGGTCCGACGTCATCAACCGCGTCGTGCCCGACGTGCTGGAGATGGTGGGCCTGTCGGGCAAGGCGAACCGCCTGCCCAACGAGCTGTCCGGCGGAGAGCAGCAGCGCGTGGCCATCGCCCGCGCCTTCGTCAACCGGCCCCTGGTGCTGTTGGCCGACGAGCCGACCGGCAACCTGGACCCGGAGACCAGCAGGGACATCATGGATCTGCTCGAGCGGATCAACCGCACGGGGACGACGGTGCTCATGGCGACGCACGACCACCACATCGTCGACTCGATGCGCCAGCGGGTCATCGAACTCGAGCTGGGACGCCTGATCCGCGACGAGCAGCGCGGTGTCTACGGAATGGATCGCTAA
- a CDS encoding esterase family protein has product MFVDRIGGRWARRLLVSAMAVLALPGLVGLTGGSATAGAFSRPGLPVEYLMVPSPSMGRDIKVQFQSGGANAPAIYMLDGLRAQDDFNGWDINTQAFEWYLDSGLSMVMPVGGQSSFYANWYKPACGKSGCLTYNWETFLTQELPAYLASEKGVKSTGGAAVGLSMAGSAALTLAAHHPAQFPYASSMSGFLNPSEGWWPFLINISMGDAGGYKANDMWGPAETDPAWKYNDPMVQLPTLVANNTRIWIYCGNGQPNELGGGDLPAKFLEGLTIRTNRTFQDNYIAAGGKNGVFNFPDAGTHAWAYWGQQLQAMKPDLQRVLIGA; this is encoded by the coding sequence ATGTTCGTTGACAGAATTGGCGGCCGTTGGGCGCGCCGGTTGTTGGTGTCGGCCATGGCGGTGCTCGCACTGCCGGGTCTGGTCGGCCTGACTGGCGGAAGCGCGACCGCTGGGGCGTTCTCGCGTCCCGGTCTGCCGGTCGAGTATCTGATGGTGCCGTCGCCCAGCATGGGTCGCGACATCAAGGTCCAGTTCCAGAGCGGCGGCGCCAACGCGCCGGCGATCTACATGCTCGACGGTCTGCGCGCGCAGGACGACTTCAACGGCTGGGACATCAACACCCAGGCGTTCGAGTGGTACCTCGACTCGGGCCTCTCGATGGTCATGCCGGTCGGCGGCCAGTCCAGCTTCTACGCCAACTGGTACAAGCCCGCGTGCGGCAAGAGCGGTTGCCTCACCTACAACTGGGAGACCTTCCTGACCCAGGAACTCCCCGCCTACCTCGCCTCCGAGAAGGGCGTGAAGTCCACCGGTGGCGCTGCGGTCGGCCTGTCGATGGCCGGTTCCGCCGCGCTGACCCTGGCGGCGCACCACCCGGCGCAGTTCCCCTACGCCAGCTCGATGTCCGGCTTCCTGAACCCCTCCGAGGGTTGGTGGCCCTTCCTGATCAACATCTCGATGGGTGACGCCGGTGGCTACAAGGCCAACGACATGTGGGGCCCCGCCGAGACCGATCCGGCCTGGAAGTACAACGATCCGATGGTGCAGCTGCCGACCCTGGTCGCCAACAACACCCGCATCTGGATCTACTGCGGCAACGGCCAGCCCAACGAGCTGGGCGGCGGCGACCTGCCGGCCAAGTTCCTCGAGGGCCTGACCATCCGCACCAACCGGACGTTCCAGGACAACTACATCGCCGCCGGCGGCAAGAACGGGGTGTTCAACTTCCCCGACGCCGGTACCCACGCCTGGGCGTACTGGGGTCAGCAGCTTCAGGCCATGAAGCCGGACCTGCAGCGCGTCCTGATCGGAGCCTGA
- a CDS encoding PPOX class F420-dependent oxidoreductase translates to MPETLPADLIDLLRKPAPCFIATLMLDGSPQLTETWVHTDGEHVVINIVDGSQKARNVARDPRVAVNIADPEDVRRFYAVRGRVIASTTEGGREQIDEISHKYLGIPYPNFSGNPDETRLILTIEADKVTPPPMG, encoded by the coding sequence ATGCCAGAAACGCTGCCCGCCGACCTGATCGACCTGCTCCGCAAGCCCGCGCCCTGCTTCATCGCCACGCTGATGCTCGACGGCTCCCCGCAGCTCACCGAGACGTGGGTGCACACCGACGGCGAACACGTCGTCATCAACATCGTCGACGGCTCGCAGAAGGCCCGCAACGTGGCCCGCGACCCACGGGTAGCGGTCAACATCGCCGATCCCGAGGACGTGCGGCGCTTCTACGCGGTCCGCGGCCGCGTCATCGCGAGCACCACCGAGGGCGGCCGGGAGCAGATCGACGAGATCTCGCACAAGTACCTCGGGATCCCCTACCCGAACTTCAGCGGCAACCCGGACGAGACCCGGCTGATCCTCACCATCGAAGCCGACAAGGTAACCCCGCCCCCGATGGGCTGA
- a CDS encoding TetR/AcrR family transcriptional regulator, whose translation MASSRRTAADARTRRLGVDDWVQEGFAILAEQGLKALTIDRLCSRLGVTKGSFYWHFADISTYRAALIESWGELRDADRRVFDETAGIDPRERLARMMASLVSPRHWTLERAMREWARSDATVAASVRASDRRVLRAVRQAFLDYGFDDVDADVRANATFAAGIGFLHLSEAVPDGTDAVRADRFLDLLLTR comes from the coding sequence ATGGCGAGCTCGCGGCGCACCGCCGCCGACGCCCGGACGCGACGGCTCGGCGTGGACGACTGGGTGCAGGAAGGCTTTGCCATCCTGGCCGAACAGGGGCTCAAGGCGCTGACGATCGACCGGTTGTGCAGCCGGTTGGGCGTCACCAAGGGCAGCTTCTACTGGCACTTCGCGGACATCTCGACCTATCGCGCCGCACTGATCGAATCCTGGGGAGAACTGCGCGACGCCGACCGGCGTGTCTTCGACGAGACGGCCGGGATCGACCCGCGCGAGCGGCTGGCGCGGATGATGGCGTCTCTGGTCAGTCCCCGGCACTGGACGCTCGAACGGGCGATGCGCGAGTGGGCCCGGTCCGACGCGACCGTGGCGGCCAGCGTGCGCGCCTCCGACCGCCGCGTGCTCCGAGCCGTGCGCCAGGCGTTCCTCGACTACGGCTTCGACGATGTGGACGCCGACGTGCGGGCCAATGCGACCTTCGCGGCGGGCATCGGCTTCCTCCATCTCTCCGAGGCGGTGCCGGACGGCACGGACGCGGTGCGTGCCGACCGCTTCCTCGACCTGCTCCTCACCCGCTGA
- a CDS encoding oxidoreductase: protein MDSFKALVARQDGDRITTSVETLGEADLPAGDVTIRVTHSSVNYKDALAVTPKGGVVRDYPIVPGIDLAGEVVASDSPDFAVGDGVLAHGYDIGTGKHGGYAEYARLPAEQVVPLGSLSAQDAMAIGTAGFTAALSVQALIDRGITPDDGDVVVTGATGGVGSVSVDLLATAGYRVVASTGKADAADHLRELGAADVIGRLPEDPEAKPRPLGKTRWAGAVDCVGGATLADVLSTLAYGGAVAASGLTGGPKLDTTVMPFILRGVALLGIDSVLLPIDARRALWARLGDELRPRRLQNVTHLVDATDVVSVIDEVRAGRYSGRAVVRVAGGF, encoded by the coding sequence ATGGACTCCTTCAAGGCACTCGTCGCACGCCAGGACGGCGATCGGATCACCACGTCGGTCGAGACGCTCGGCGAGGCGGACCTCCCGGCCGGCGACGTCACCATCCGGGTGACGCACAGCAGCGTCAACTACAAGGACGCGCTCGCGGTGACGCCCAAGGGCGGCGTCGTCCGCGACTACCCCATCGTCCCGGGCATCGACCTGGCCGGTGAGGTGGTCGCGTCGGATTCACCGGACTTCGCGGTGGGCGACGGGGTGCTGGCTCACGGCTACGACATCGGCACCGGCAAGCACGGCGGCTACGCCGAGTACGCGCGGTTGCCCGCCGAACAGGTGGTGCCGCTCGGGTCGCTGAGCGCCCAGGACGCCATGGCGATCGGCACCGCGGGCTTCACGGCGGCGCTGAGCGTCCAGGCCCTCATCGACCGTGGCATCACCCCGGACGACGGCGACGTCGTCGTCACGGGCGCCACGGGCGGGGTGGGATCGGTGTCGGTGGACCTGCTCGCCACCGCGGGATACCGGGTGGTGGCATCGACCGGCAAGGCCGACGCCGCCGACCACCTCCGCGAGCTGGGCGCCGCCGACGTGATCGGCCGGCTGCCGGAGGATCCGGAGGCGAAGCCGCGGCCGCTGGGCAAGACCCGCTGGGCGGGGGCGGTGGACTGCGTGGGCGGTGCGACGTTGGCCGACGTGCTCAGCACGCTCGCGTACGGGGGTGCGGTGGCCGCCAGCGGCCTGACGGGTGGCCCCAAGCTCGACACGACGGTGATGCCGTTCATCCTGCGTGGCGTGGCACTGCTGGGCATCGATTCGGTGCTGCTGCCGATCGACGCGCGCCGGGCGCTGTGGGCCAGGCTCGGCGACGAGCTGCGGCCTCGACGCCTCCAAAACGTCACGCACCTCGTCGATGCGACGGACGTGGTGTCCGTGATCGACGAGGTGCGTGCTGGCCGTTATTCGGGCCGGGCGGTGGTACGGGTGGCGGGCGGCTTCTAG
- a CDS encoding acyl-CoA dehydrogenase family protein, translating to MAINLEMPKKLQAVIEKGHQGAAEMIRPISRKYDLAEHAYPVELDTLATLFEGISAAKTISFAGAEAFAAGEDDGKKSNVNGANMSALLNALEISWGDVALLLSVPYQGLGNAAISSVATKEQLDRLGKVWAAMAITEPGFGSDSAAVTTTARLDGDEYVINGEKIYVTAGSRATHIVVWATLDKSQGRAAIKSFIVPREHPGVTVERLEHKLGIKASDTAAIRFVDARIPKENLLGSPEIKTDKGFAGVMQTFDNTRPIVAAMAVGVARAALEELRTILTDAGVEISYDKPAHAQSAPAAEFLRMEADWEAGYLLTVRSAWQSDNKIPNSKEASMGKAKAARVASDITLKAVELAGTLGYSEETLLEKWARDSKILDIFEGTQQIQQLVIARRLLGLSSAELK from the coding sequence ATGGCCATCAATCTGGAAATGCCCAAGAAGCTGCAGGCCGTCATCGAGAAGGGCCATCAGGGCGCCGCGGAGATGATCCGGCCGATCTCGCGCAAGTACGACCTCGCCGAGCACGCCTACCCCGTCGAACTCGACACCCTCGCCACCCTCTTCGAGGGCATCTCGGCGGCGAAGACCATCTCGTTCGCCGGCGCGGAGGCCTTCGCCGCCGGCGAAGATGACGGCAAGAAGTCGAACGTCAACGGCGCCAACATGTCTGCACTGCTGAACGCGCTCGAGATCAGCTGGGGCGACGTCGCCCTGCTGCTGTCGGTGCCCTACCAGGGCCTCGGCAACGCAGCGATCTCCAGCGTCGCCACCAAGGAGCAGCTCGACCGGCTCGGCAAGGTGTGGGCCGCGATGGCCATCACCGAGCCCGGCTTCGGCTCCGACTCCGCGGCCGTCACCACCACGGCCCGCCTCGATGGCGACGAGTACGTCATCAACGGCGAGAAGATCTATGTCACGGCGGGCTCGCGTGCCACGCACATCGTGGTGTGGGCGACGCTCGACAAGTCCCAGGGCCGCGCGGCCATCAAGTCGTTCATCGTGCCGCGCGAGCACCCCGGCGTCACCGTCGAGCGTCTGGAGCACAAGCTCGGCATCAAGGCCTCCGACACCGCGGCGATCCGCTTCGTCGACGCCCGGATCCCGAAGGAGAACCTGCTCGGCAGCCCGGAGATCAAGACGGACAAGGGCTTCGCCGGGGTCATGCAGACCTTCGACAACACCCGGCCCATCGTGGCGGCCATGGCCGTGGGCGTCGCGCGCGCCGCCTTGGAGGAGCTGCGCACGATCCTCACCGACGCAGGCGTCGAGATCTCCTACGACAAGCCCGCGCACGCGCAGAGTGCCCCCGCCGCGGAGTTCCTCCGCATGGAGGCCGACTGGGAGGCGGGTTACCTGCTCACCGTCCGCTCGGCGTGGCAGTCGGACAACAAGATCCCGAACTCCAAGGAAGCGTCGATGGGCAAGGCCAAGGCCGCCCGGGTCGCCAGCGACATCACGCTCAAGGCCGTCGAATTGGCCGGAACGCTGGGCTATTCCGAGGAGACGCTGCTGGAGAAGTGGGCCCGCGACTCGAAGATCCTCGACATCTTCGAGGGCACCCAGCAGATTCAGCAGCTCGTCATCGCACGTCGCCTGCTGGGTCTGTCGTCGGCCGAACTGAAGTAG
- the prfB gene encoding peptide chain release factor 2 — protein MDQDRQVDIAALDTTLTTVERVLDVDGLRTRIANLEQDASDPKLWDDQTRAQKVTSELSHAQGELRRVEGLRQRLEDLPVLYELADEEGGADEVAEADAELARLREDIEAMEVRTLLSGEYDEREALVNIRSGAGGVDAADWAEMLMRMYVRWAEKHDYPVEVFDTSYAEEAGIKSATFAVHAPFAYGTLSVEQGTHRLVRISPFDNQSRRQTSFAEVEVLPVVETTDHIDIPEGDIRVDVYRSSGPGGQSVNTTDSAVRLTHIPTGIVVTCQNEKSQLQNKVSAMRVLQAKLLERKRQEERAEMDALKSDGGSSWGNQMRSYVLHPYQMVKDLRNDYEVGNPAAVLDGDIDGFLEAGIRWRNRKDDD, from the coding sequence GTGGATCAAGACCGTCAAGTAGACATCGCCGCCCTCGACACCACCCTGACCACGGTGGAGCGGGTGCTCGACGTCGACGGTCTGCGCACCCGCATCGCCAACCTCGAGCAGGATGCCTCGGACCCGAAGCTGTGGGATGACCAGACGCGCGCCCAGAAGGTCACCAGCGAGCTGTCGCACGCCCAGGGTGAGCTGCGGCGCGTGGAGGGCCTGCGGCAGCGCCTCGAGGACCTGCCGGTCCTCTACGAGCTGGCCGACGAGGAGGGCGGCGCCGACGAGGTGGCCGAGGCCGACGCCGAACTCGCGCGGCTGCGCGAGGACATCGAGGCGATGGAGGTGCGCACCCTCCTGTCCGGCGAGTACGACGAGCGCGAGGCGCTGGTCAACATCCGTTCTGGAGCCGGTGGCGTCGACGCCGCCGACTGGGCGGAGATGCTGATGCGGATGTACGTCCGCTGGGCGGAGAAGCACGACTACCCGGTCGAGGTGTTCGACACGTCCTACGCCGAGGAGGCGGGCATCAAGAGCGCCACCTTCGCCGTGCACGCGCCGTTCGCCTACGGGACGCTCTCGGTGGAGCAGGGCACGCACCGGTTGGTGCGGATCAGCCCGTTCGACAACCAGAGCAGGCGCCAGACGTCCTTCGCGGAGGTCGAGGTCCTGCCGGTCGTCGAGACCACCGACCACATCGACATTCCCGAGGGCGACATCCGCGTCGACGTGTACCGCTCCAGCGGTCCGGGCGGACAGTCGGTGAACACCACCGACTCCGCCGTCCGTTTGACGCACATTCCCACGGGTATCGTCGTGACCTGTCAGAACGAGAAGTCGCAGCTGCAGAACAAGGTGTCGGCGATGCGGGTTCTCCAGGCAAAGCTGTTGGAGCGCAAGCGCCAAGAGGAACGTGCCGAGATGGACGCGCTGAAGAGCGACGGCGGCAGTTCGTGGGGCAACCAGATGCGGTCCTACGTGCTGCACCCGTACCAGATGGTCAAGGACCTGCGGAACGACTACGAGGTCGGCAATCCCGCGGCGGTGCTCGACGGCGACATCGACGGATTCCTCGAGGCCGGCATCCGCTGGCGCAATAGGAAAGATGACGACTAA
- the hisN gene encoding histidinol-phosphatase yields MSTVSDDVTLALRLADAADALTLDRFGALDLAVETKPDLTPVTDADRGAEETLRGLLADARPGDALLGEEFGGTPVFEGRQWVLDPIDGTKNFVRGVPVWSTLIALLTDGVPTVGVVSAPALARRWWAGTGEGAFASFNGTTRRIAVSKVADVESASLSYSDLVGWEGRRDRFVALTDEVWRVRGYGDFWSYCLLAEGAVDVVAEPEVKLWDLAAIDVVVREAGGRFTNLDGAPGPHDGSALATNGLLHDEVLRRLG; encoded by the coding sequence ATGAGCACCGTTTCCGACGACGTGACCCTGGCGCTTCGACTGGCCGACGCCGCCGACGCGCTGACCCTCGACCGGTTCGGTGCACTCGACCTCGCGGTCGAGACGAAGCCCGACCTGACGCCCGTGACCGACGCCGATCGCGGCGCGGAGGAGACGCTGCGCGGACTCCTGGCCGACGCCCGCCCGGGCGACGCGCTGCTGGGCGAAGAGTTCGGCGGCACACCGGTGTTCGAAGGCCGGCAGTGGGTGCTCGACCCCATCGACGGCACCAAGAACTTCGTCCGCGGCGTACCCGTGTGGTCCACGCTCATCGCACTGCTCACCGACGGCGTCCCGACGGTCGGCGTCGTCAGCGCGCCGGCGCTGGCCCGGCGGTGGTGGGCCGGGACGGGCGAGGGCGCCTTCGCGTCGTTCAACGGCACGACCCGCCGGATCGCGGTGTCGAAGGTCGCCGACGTGGAGTCGGCGAGCCTGTCGTATTCCGATCTGGTCGGCTGGGAGGGGCGGCGGGACCGCTTCGTCGCCCTGACCGACGAGGTGTGGCGAGTCCGCGGCTACGGCGACTTCTGGTCCTACTGCCTGCTGGCCGAGGGCGCGGTCGACGTCGTGGCGGAACCGGAGGTCAAGTTGTGGGACCTCGCGGCCATCGACGTGGTGGTCCGCGAGGCCGGCGGCCGGTTCACCAATCTCGACGGCGCCCCCGGCCCGCACGACGGAAGTGCGTTGGCCACCAACGGATTGCTGCACGACGAGGTCCTGCGCCGCCTGGGTTGA
- a CDS encoding FAD-dependent oxidoreductase, with product MRPYHVAIVGSGPSGYFAAASLLKFADSDAAAGRDVRIDMLEMLPTPWGLVRSGVAPDHPKIKSISAQFERTSADPRFRFFGNVEIGNHVTAEELADRYDAVVYAIGAQADRALNIPGEDLTGSVAAVDFVGWYNAHPHFEEMLPDLSSGRAVVIGNGNVALDVARILVSDPDLLAATDIADHALDSLHTRGVEEVVVVGRRGPLQAPFTTLELRELGDLEAMADVDVVVDPADFADVTDEALDAASKTVKQNVKVLRGYAERGPRGAKRRIVFRFRTSPIEIKGDGRVESIVLGRNDLVDEGGRVVAKDSGVREELPAQLVVRAVGYRGVATPGLPFDERSGTIPHADGHVEGTRNAYVVGWIKRGPSGVIGSNKRDSQDTVDTLLADLAGAELADFGPDHDEQLARWLVERQPKVVTGDHWKLIDDYERVAGEKVGRPRVKLTNVAELLRIGHG from the coding sequence ATGCGGCCCTACCACGTGGCGATCGTCGGCTCGGGACCTTCGGGGTACTTCGCCGCAGCGTCATTGCTCAAGTTCGCCGACTCCGACGCCGCGGCCGGCCGCGACGTCCGCATCGACATGCTGGAGATGCTGCCGACCCCCTGGGGGCTGGTGCGCTCGGGCGTGGCGCCGGACCACCCGAAGATCAAATCGATCAGCGCGCAGTTCGAGCGGACCTCGGCCGATCCGCGCTTCCGCTTCTTCGGCAACGTCGAGATCGGGAATCACGTGACGGCCGAGGAGCTGGCTGACCGATACGACGCGGTGGTCTATGCGATCGGCGCACAGGCCGACCGCGCGCTGAACATTCCGGGCGAGGACCTGACCGGCAGCGTGGCGGCCGTGGACTTCGTCGGCTGGTACAACGCGCATCCCCACTTCGAGGAGATGCTGCCCGACCTGTCGTCCGGCCGGGCGGTGGTCATCGGCAACGGCAACGTCGCGCTCGACGTGGCGCGCATCCTGGTCAGCGACCCGGATCTGCTGGCCGCCACCGACATCGCCGACCATGCCCTGGACTCGCTGCACACCCGCGGTGTCGAGGAGGTGGTGGTGGTCGGGCGGCGCGGCCCGCTGCAGGCGCCGTTCACCACGCTGGAGCTGCGCGAGCTGGGTGACCTCGAGGCCATGGCCGACGTCGACGTGGTGGTGGATCCGGCGGACTTCGCCGACGTCACCGACGAGGCGCTCGACGCGGCGAGCAAGACCGTGAAGCAGAACGTCAAGGTGCTGCGCGGGTACGCCGAGCGCGGTCCGCGTGGCGCCAAGCGGCGCATCGTCTTCCGCTTCCGCACCTCTCCCATCGAGATCAAGGGCGACGGCCGGGTCGAGTCGATCGTGCTGGGCCGCAACGACCTCGTGGACGAGGGCGGCCGGGTGGTCGCCAAGGACAGCGGCGTTCGCGAGGAGCTGCCGGCACAGCTGGTGGTCCGTGCCGTGGGCTACCGCGGTGTCGCCACCCCCGGCCTGCCGTTCGACGAGCGGTCCGGCACGATCCCGCACGCCGACGGCCACGTCGAGGGCACCCGCAACGCGTACGTGGTGGGCTGGATCAAGCGTGGCCCGTCGGGTGTGATCGGCAGCAACAAGAGGGACTCCCAGGACACCGTTGACACGCTGCTGGCCGATCTCGCCGGTGCCGAACTGGCCGACTTCGGTCCCGACCACGACGAGCAGCTCGCCCGGTGGCTGGTGGAGCGCCAGCCCAAGGTGGTCACCGGCGATCACTGGAAGCTCATCGACGACTACGAGCGGGTGGCCGGCGAGAAGGTGGGCCGGCCGCGCGTGAAGTTGACTAACGTGGCGGAGTTGCTCCGCATCGGTCACGGCTGA
- a CDS encoding mechanosensitive ion channel family protein translates to MTTNYLAFDWSQRWHDFWRGEIGEWILSRGLRIIMLVVLAMLIARFINWLARKVTRRIDAEYRESDQLVRSESAKHRQAVASVISWVSIAVVFVVVAVEITDVIDVPVGSLVAPAAVLGAALGFGAQKLVQDLLAGFFIITERQYGFGDLVQLSMLGATEPAEGTVEEVTLRVTKLRTSEGEVFTVPNGNIVRSLNMSKDWARAVVDIPVPATADLNRVNDLLHAVGENAMEDRALSKLLLDTPQLMGVESIELDTVNLRMVARTLPGKQFDVGRRLRIRIIAALTTAGIATHEQTPTVETIDHPLATNRADASSTPSKEQQR, encoded by the coding sequence ATGACGACTAACTACCTGGCCTTCGACTGGAGCCAGCGCTGGCACGACTTCTGGCGCGGCGAGATCGGTGAGTGGATCCTCAGCCGCGGGCTGCGGATCATCATGCTCGTCGTGCTCGCGATGCTGATCGCGCGCTTCATCAACTGGCTCGCTCGCAAGGTCACCCGCCGCATTGACGCGGAGTACCGCGAGAGCGACCAGCTGGTGCGCAGCGAGAGCGCCAAGCACCGTCAGGCCGTCGCCTCGGTGATCTCCTGGGTGTCGATCGCCGTGGTCTTCGTGGTCGTCGCCGTCGAGATCACCGACGTCATCGACGTTCCGGTGGGCTCGCTGGTGGCGCCGGCGGCCGTGCTGGGCGCCGCACTGGGCTTCGGGGCGCAGAAGTTGGTGCAGGACCTGCTGGCCGGCTTCTTCATCATCACCGAACGCCAGTACGGCTTCGGTGACCTGGTGCAGCTGAGCATGTTGGGAGCGACGGAACCCGCCGAGGGCACCGTCGAGGAGGTCACGCTGCGCGTCACGAAGTTGCGTACCAGCGAGGGCGAGGTCTTCACCGTCCCGAACGGCAACATCGTGCGATCGCTGAACATGTCGAAGGACTGGGCGCGTGCGGTCGTCGACATCCCGGTTCCGGCCACGGCGGACCTCAACCGGGTAAATGACCTGCTGCATGCGGTGGGCGAGAACGCGATGGAGGACCGCGCGCTCAGCAAGCTCCTCCTCGACACCCCGCAGCTCATGGGCGTCGAGAGCATCGAACTCGACACCGTCAACCTGCGGATGGTCGCCCGGACCCTGCCGGGCAAGCAGTTCGACGTCGGTCGGCGGCTCCGCATCCGGATCATCGCGGCGCTCACGACCGCCGGCATCGCCACGCACGAGCAGACCCCGACCGTGGAGACCATCGATCACCCGTTGGCGACGAACCGGGCGGACGCGTCGTCGACGCCGTCGAAGGAGCAGCAGCGGTGA